GAAAAGGACGGTGTTCACCAAACGGCTATTCCATCCTTATTTTTCATGCGTGACTCGAATGCATCCGTACGCAGACATGGGGTTTACAAACCTTCCTTATGTATCGTGGTTCAAGGGGCAAAAGAGGTATGGCTGGCGCAGGAGCATTTTAGATACAGTCCTTCTGATTACCTAGTTGCGTCCGTTCACTTGCCAGTTACCGCCCAAGTCACCGAAGCCACTCCCGATGTTCCATATTTAGGTTTCAAACTTGAATTTACAACGAGTCAAATTTTAGAGGTATTACAAGATTCTGAAGTTCGAGTTTACGCTAAAGAAAATCCTAAGCGAGCCATGTTTGTTAGCCAGCTGGAGTCTTCTTTAATGGATGCGGTCCTCAGATTAGTCCGTTTGTTAGATAAGCCTAAAGATATTCCAGTGCTTGCCCCACTATTTACAAAAGAGATTCTCTACCGAGTGCTACAAGGTCAGAATGGAATTACATTGGAGCATATTGTAATGGAAGGAAGCTCGACGCATCAAATTAGAGATGTTATTGAGCATATCATGAATAACTATGCTAGTTCTTTTCGGATTGAGGAGCTTGCCGAAATAGCGAATATGAGTGTTTCATCGTTTCATCGTTATTTTAAAGAAGTAACTGCGATGAGCCCTATTCAGTTCCAAAAACAACTGAGACTTCAGGAAGCACGTCGGCTATTACTCACCGAGTCAGCAGATGCTACTGATGTGGCATTTCGAGTAGGCTATGAGAGCCCTTCGCAATTTAGCCGTGAGTATTCCCGAATGTTTGGTTTTCCGCCTAGACAAGATATAAAGCGCTTGAGAGCATAAAAGGTTTAGATAAAATCAAACCACTACTAGCAATTGCCCCGGATCGAAATACTCTGAACTTCCCACTCCAGATTAAAAAAAACTTACTGCTTTTCCTGACGAAGTAGTTATAGGCATAATAAAAGACCGCTCTACTGGAATGATTTCCGGATCTGGCGGTCTCAGTTCAAGATTCTATTATAGGGTCAATCTGTATCTAAATGTGGTGAAATTAATGGAATTTAACTGTCTTGATGCGAGCCTCTTCTTCATAGGTAAGTGGTTTTGGGGTTC
This window of the Paenibacillus sp. FSL R10-2734 genome carries:
- a CDS encoding AraC family transcriptional regulator, coding for MSEIITKQQNELVKIIESYSEKDGVHQTAIPSLFFMRDSNASVRRHGVYKPSLCIVVQGAKEVWLAQEHFRYSPSDYLVASVHLPVTAQVTEATPDVPYLGFKLEFTTSQILEVLQDSEVRVYAKENPKRAMFVSQLESSLMDAVLRLVRLLDKPKDIPVLAPLFTKEILYRVLQGQNGITLEHIVMEGSSTHQIRDVIEHIMNNYASSFRIEELAEIANMSVSSFHRYFKEVTAMSPIQFQKQLRLQEARRLLLTESADATDVAFRVGYESPSQFSREYSRMFGFPPRQDIKRLRA